A window of Chromohalobacter canadensis genomic DNA:
CGAGCTACAAAGGCATACACGGCTGTGTTTGTCGGCGCCAACCTCTCCGACTACGTTTACACGGGGGGGAATGGCGCAATACCGTTCCCAGCAGACTAATGGAGGAGTTTGCGATGAAAGAGACTCAAGACCTATTCCCGACGCGCCTGGAACGCAAACTGGGGATGTTCGAGCGCATCGACCCGGTGGTGCATAGCGAAGGCGAGCAGCGCAAGGGGCCGCTCAGCGAAGCCGAGCTCGACGAGTTCGAACGCAAAGGCTTCCTTTCCTTCGAAGGATTCTTCGATGAGGACGAGATGGCCGCGTTCCTCGAGGAGTTGGGCGACTACGAGAACGATGATGACCTCAAGCTCTCGGAAGGTACTATCCTCGAGCCCAGCAAGCAGGAAATTCGTTCGATCTTCGGCATCCACGAGATATCCAAGCGTTTCAGCCGCCTGACTCGCGACCCGCGCCTGCTGGCGATGGTCCAGCAGATCCTCGGTGGCGATGCCTATATTCACCAGTCGCGGATCAACTACAAGCCCGGCTTCAAGGGCAAGGGCTTCGACTGGCATTCGGATTTCGAGACCTGGCACAGCGAAGACGGCATGCCACGCATGCGCTCGGTGAGCTGTTCGATCATTCTCACCGAAAATGGTGAATTCAATGGTCCGCTAATGCTGGTGCCCGGCTCGCACAACTACTTCGTTCCCTGCGTCGGCCGCACGCCGGAGAACAACTATAAAGAGTCGCTCAAGAGTCAGGAAATCGGCGTACCGGACGATGCCAGCCTGCGCGACCTGATGATCAAGGGCGATATCGAGGCGCCCAAGGGGCCAGTCGGCTCGCTGGTGATGTTTGAGTGCAACACGCTGCATGGCTCCAACATCAACATGTCGTGCTGGCCACGCAGCAACCTGTTCTTCGTCTATAACAGTGTCGAGAACACGCTGCACGACCCGTACTGCGGCAACCGTCCTCGGCCCGAGTTCCTGGCCAACCGCAAGGACTGGAGCCCCCTGAAACCTGTCGAATAAGACATCGTCAGTCAAAGTGGGAAAACGACGAACCCTGGCACATCGCCGGGGTTCGTCGTCATGCAGGCCCATTGCGCGACATGGGTCAGAAGCGATAATCCATCGACAGCGCGAAGACGTTGGCGTCGACTTCATAGGTCCCGGAAAGGTTGCCACGGTTGGCATTCTCGGGCTTGGTACCGGATTGATCGATATCGCCATCGTCGCCGAAGACGTGCATGTAGCCCGCCGTCACGCCAAGGTTAGAAGTCGGCATCCAGGTCGCCCCGAGCGTCGCCCAGCGACGGTCGGCATCCGGTACACGCGGCGTGCGGTGTTCGCTGTCCGGCACCGGCGATTCATCGATACCCAGGCCGGCGCGCAGCAACCACTGCCGGTTGAGCTGATAGTTAGCCCCTACCGAGAAGGCCCAGGTATCGTCCCAGTTTTCGGTTGTGGTGCTTGTGTCAGGTGGGCCATTCTCGAACTCGACGGTAAGCTCCTCGAAGCTACTCCACTCGGTCCATTCGGCATTGGCCATCAAGGCGAGCCGGTCGGTCAACTGATGATAGATACCCAGATTGAGGTTAGCCGGCGTGGTGATATCTGCCTTGCCCCCTCCATCTTGTAGCTGGCCCGATGCCTGCGCTCCCGCCAGCACCTGCTGGCCGACCGGATTGTCGGAGCTGTAGTCGACGTCACCGTCTAGCGTCAGTTCGACTTCTGAGCGGTAGCTGATGCCCAGACGGGTGCGCTCGGTGGCCTGGAACAGCGCCCCCAGGGTGTAGCCGTAGCCCCAGTCATCGCCGGTCACCTCGGCCATGCCATCGGCATTACCGATCGCTGTGGGTGGGAGCGGGTTAGTGTTGTTAGGGTTAGCCCCAACAGCTCCAAGGTCAATGGCGTTAGAGAGCGTGGCATCGGCATACTGAGCGCGTAGCCCCACGGCGAGGTTGAGGCGGTCGGTGGCACGATAGTTCAGCGTCGGCTGGATATCGATAGTCTCAAGCTCGGTTTCGACGGCGTGATAACGCCCGATCCATTCCTTGTCATATTTCGTCGAGAGGCCATACGGCGCGGAGATCGCCAGCCCCAGATCGAACCGTTCATTCAGGCGCGTCTTGAAGGCGAAGCTGGGCACCCAGGCTTCTTCGCCACCCTCGCGCGAGCCACCACGATCGTAGCTGACAGGTACTCCGGCTGGACTCGCCGATGCATCGGTCAACTCGAAGTTGGCATCAACATAGGAAATGCCGCCAGCGATTTGGGTACCCTCGACATTACCGATGGCTGCCGGGTTAAAGGTCATATAGCTGACATCCTCGGCACCGGCCGCCGCACCTGCCATGGCGTTACCCAATGCCTTGGCGCTCTGTTCACGAACCTGAAAGCCCGACGCGGCAGCCTGACCGGATGCGATCACGGCAGACGCCAGCGTCACGGCGAGTGTGAGCTTGTTGATCTTGTTATGCATGAAAACGTCCTCTTCTGCGGAGACGTGGAGGCGAAAATCTTCTAGATTTTTTACCCTTGCCCGAATAATGGCGTGCCTCTTCGTTTTGGCCGATGGGCGTTTTCAAGTCAAGAGCAAACGTTTGTTTTAATCTTGGAAACGCTCATTCTTTAGTCTTACCAAGAATCCTGCATCTCATGCCTTTTAAGGTAGCGGGAGTATTTATGTATTTATTTCAATATTTTAAACGAAAGAACTGTAAATAGACTGGGCTTGCCTTGACCTTTGTGTTACCCAAAGGTTCTAGACTTCTCATATCACTCAGGAGGCCCCATGAAAGTCAGCGATCTGGCCCGCGCCGCCGACGTCACCGGCGAAACGGTGCGCCATTACACCCGCGAGGGGCTACTGCACCCGCAGCGCGATCCCGGCAACGGCTATCAGCTCTATGATGCCGACGACCTCAATCGCCTGCGCTTCATACAGCGAGCACGCACGCTGGGGTTCAGTCTTCGCGAGGTGCGCGAAATTCTCGAGCACGCCGACCATGGCGACTCGCCGTGCCCCATGGTGCGCGACCTGCTGGCCGAACGCTTGCCGGAAATTCAGTCGCGCATCCGTGAGTTGCAGGCCCTGGCGACGCGCATGGAACACGCTTTGAGCGCCTGGAGGGACATGCCGGATGGCACGCCCGACGGCCATAGCTTGTGCCGGCTGATCGAGAGTCTGCCCATGGAAAGTGACGACGGTTTCTCACGCCAGGCGCCATGAGCGCCCCGAACGGAGAACGCAAGATGAGCACAACGGCTCCCCATTCTTTCACCGTGCCCGGCATGAACTGCCAGGGCTGCGTCAAACGCATGCGCGAGGCGATCCAAGCCGAGGATGGCCAGGCCGACGTCATCGGCGAGCCCGGTGAAAAGCGTCTCGACGTCACAGCATCTCTGGACGCGTCGCGCCTGAGCGCGTTGCTCGAGCAGGCCGGCTACCCACCGGAAGCGACGGCGAGCACCACTGACGACGGCGCATCGGCGACGGCTTCGAGCGACGACCGACAAGATACCCAAGTAACGTCCGAAGGGGCGCCAGTTCGTCTATCGTTGTCCGGCATGACCTGTGCCGGCTGCGTCAACACCATTACCCAGGCCTTGAATGCTACGCCCGGCGTGCGCTCGGCCAGCGTCAACTTTGGCTCGCATACCGCCGAGATCTTCGGCGACGCGCGCCCCCAGCAACTGATCGATGCCGTCGAAGCGGTCGGCTACGGTGCCGAGCGCATCGAGGATCTCGGCCAGGCGGCGCGCACGCGTGAACAAAACGAGGCGCACGAGTACCGTCAACGGCTCCGCGACACCGCATTGGGGCTCATCCCCGGTGTGCTGCTTATGGGCAGCATGCTGTTCCACCATCCACAGTTGAACGGTCCGGAACGCTGGGTCTGGCTGCTGATCGGTGTGGTAACGCTGGGCATCATGGCCACGGCGGGCCGGCGCTTCTTCGTCAATGCCTGGAAAACCTTCCGTCATCATCAGGCCAACATGGATACCCTGATCGCCGTCGGCACCGGCACCGCCTGGCTCTATTCGATGACGGTGGTACTGATCCCCGAGGCGATTCCAGTCGCGGCGCGTGGGCTCTATTTCGAAGCCTCGGTGATGATCATCGGCTTGATCAGTCTCGGCAATGCCATGGAGTTGCGCGCCCGGGGACGCACGTCCCGGGCGCTCAACCGCCTGCTCGACCTGCAAGCCCCCACCGCCCGGGTAATCCGCGACGGTGATGAACACGACGTACCGCTCGAGGAAGTTGCCATCGACGAGCGGATTCGCGTGCGTCCCGGCGAGCGCCTGGCCGTGGATGGCCGTATTGAAGAAGGCGACAGCCATATCGACGAATCGATGTTGACTGGGGAGCCGCACCCCGTCGCCAAGCATCCCGGCGACGAGGTCAGCGCGGGCACGGTCAACGGCCGTGGCACGCTGGTCTATATCGCCACCCGTATCGGCGCCGACAGTCGCCTGGGGCACATCGTCGAGCAGGTGGCCAGCGCCCAGAACTCTCGCCCCCCCATCGGCGCCCTGGCCGACCGAATTTCCGCTATCTTCGTGCCCAGTGTGTTGATCATCGCCGTACTCACGGCACTGGCCTGGTTCAATTTCGGCCCCGCGCCGCAGTTGGTCCACATGCTGGTCACCGCCACCACCGTACTGATCATCGCCTGCCCCTGCGCGCTGGGGCTGGCAACACCGATGTCGACCATGATCGGCGTCGGCAAGGCCGCCGAGCACGGCATCCTGGTGCGTGATGGCGATGCACTGCAGACTGCCAGCAAGTTGACCACGCTGGTCGTCGACAAGACCGGCACGCTGACCGAGGGTCGCCCACGCATGACCACCGCTCAGTGGGCCACCGAGGATACCCACACCGCCTTGAGCTGGGTGGCGGCCCTCGAACGTGGCTCCGAGCATCCCCTCGCCGAGGCCCTCGGCGACTACGCCGACCAGCAGGGCGCCACACAGACCGCGCTTCCCGAGCTGCGCGAGTTTCAAGCGCTCAGCGGGCGCGGTGTCACCGCCATGACAGACACCGGCCAGTCGCTGCGCTTGGGCAACGCCGCTCTGATGCACGAAGGTGATGTCGAGCTGGGCCAGGCCCAGGCATGGGGCGCCGAGCTTGAAGAGAAGGCACAGACACCGCTCTATCTGGCCGCCGACGGGCAAGTGCTGGGCGTCTTCGGCATCAGCGATCCGTTGCGCGAGGATAGCCGCGACGCCGTCGCACGCCTGCAAACGGACGGCATTGAGGTCGTCATGCTGACCGGCGACAACGCACATACCGCCCGGGCCGTGGCTCAGGCGTTGGGCATCGCGCGTGTCGAGGCCGAGCTGTTGCCCGAGGACAAACGCGAGATCGTCGCGCAGCTGCAACGCGACGGCCACCTCGTTGGCATGACCGGCGACGGCATCAACGACGCCCCGGCCCTGGCACAAGCCAACGTGGGCTTCGCCATCGGTCAGGGCACCGACGTGGCGATCGAATCGGCGGGTATCACGTTGATGCGCAACTCCCTGCATGGCGTGGCCGATGCCATCGAGATCAGCCGCGCCACGCTGCGCAACATCAAGCAGAACCTGTGGGGCGCCTTCGGCTACAACGGCCTGGGGATTCCCATCGCCGCCGGGGTGTTCTATCCGCTGACGGGGATGCTGCTCTCACCCATCGTCGCTGCCGTGGCCATGTCGCTGTCCTCGGTCACCGTGGTCAGCAACGCCAATCGGTTAAGGCTTTTTAAATCCACGCCACAGAGCGCCAAGACATCCCAGGAGGACGCATGACGTTTCTCGTCAATCTGATCGGGCTGGCATTGATCGCCGGCATCGTCTGGTGGTTCTGGCTATCGCCACGTTGAGGTCATTGCCGTGTGCTGGCTATGCTGGAAGGCATCGCGTCGCAGCAAACGGGGAGTGATATGCCACGCATTCAAGGCGTTCTCGAAACCGCCCTCTACGTCAACGATATGGCCCGCGCCCGGGCCTTCTTCGAGAACGTGATGATGCTGTCGGCCTTTACCGCCGACCATCGCTTCACCGCTTACGAGGCCGGGCCAGGCAGCGTGTTGCTGCTGTTTCAACAAGGCAGCACCGAAGATACCGTGAACTTGCCACACGGCATGGGCACCATACCGCCCCATGACGGTTCCGGGCGCGTGCATCTAGCGCTGGCCATTGATCGCGATGAGTTGGAAGACTGGGAAACCCAACTCGTCGCCCACGACATTCCCATCGAAGGCCGCACCCACTGGCCGAAAGGCGGTGAAAGCCTTTATTTCCGCGACCCGGACGGCCACCTTCTGGAACTGGCCACGCCCGGCGTCTGGCCGAACTACTGATAAAGCTGGAAGAGCGCCGCTGCGCGGCTGGAAGCGGGAAGACCGGCGCTTCGCGCCTGGAAGAATCCCAGGGAGAAGAACCGTTCTCGGCTTCTAGCTCATTGGCTCGGCGTGCTCGATCATCAACTGCAACGACTCACGCCCCCGCCAGCGGTTGCGCGATAGTTTGTAGGCACAGCGCAGACGATCGCCGAGTCCGAACGGCGGCAGCTCGCCAGGTGTCAGGGCACGAAACCAGATCGCCTTGAGGCTCACCGCGCCACACGAGAGTTCGAGCATCAGGTGATTGCCATCCGCCCCCACCGGGCGTAGCTGCTCGATGCGAAACTCGCCGTCGAACAGCGGGGCATCGAACTCACGACCATAGGGTGCCAGACGCGCCAGTTCATCCACCGCCGCCAATGACAGCTGCTCGGGCAGCAAGGCGCCGTCGGTCAGCACGTAGGGGAAAAGTTCGCGGCCACTGAGTTGTTGCTCGACCGCCGTGAGAAAGGCATCGCGAAATTCCGCCAGACGCTCGCGCGGTACGCCAATGCCCGCCGCTCCCCGGTGTCCCCCGAAACGTGGCAATGCCTCGGGGGCCAGTTCATGCGCGCGCTGCAATGCGTCTCGCAAGTGCAGCCCTTCGATGGAACGTCCCGAACCGGTCAGCATGCCCGGCGCAGCGGCCGGCGTAAGCACCAGCGTGGGGCGCCCGAAAGCCTGTACCAGACGCGAGGCCACGATACCTTGCACGCCTGCATGCCCGTCCTCGAGGAAAACCACGATGGCCGATGCGCTCTCGGCCAGCGCGTCGAACGCCAATGCCCGGGCGCTCTCGACCATGTCCGCCTCGATCGCCTTGCGTGACTGGTTGTCGGTATCCAGCACCTCGAGATGACGCCGTGCCGAGGCATCATCGGCGGCGAGCATGAAGTGCAGCGCCGCATAGGGGTCATCGAGACGCGAGCGCGCGTTGATGCGCGGCCCCATCTGAAAGGCCAAGGTTTCGGCATCGAAGGGCACGCTGTCGTCCCCCAGCCGCTCGGCCATGACCCG
This region includes:
- the thpD gene encoding ectoine hydroxylase, giving the protein MKETQDLFPTRLERKLGMFERIDPVVHSEGEQRKGPLSEAELDEFERKGFLSFEGFFDEDEMAAFLEELGDYENDDDLKLSEGTILEPSKQEIRSIFGIHEISKRFSRLTRDPRLLAMVQQILGGDAYIHQSRINYKPGFKGKGFDWHSDFETWHSEDGMPRMRSVSCSIILTENGEFNGPLMLVPGSHNYFVPCVGRTPENNYKESLKSQEIGVPDDASLRDLMIKGDIEAPKGPVGSLVMFECNTLHGSNINMSCWPRSNLFFVYNSVENTLHDPYCGNRPRPEFLANRKDWSPLKPVE
- a CDS encoding OmpP1/FadL family transporter, with product MHNKINKLTLAVTLASAVIASGQAAASGFQVREQSAKALGNAMAGAAAGAEDVSYMTFNPAAIGNVEGTQIAGGISYVDANFELTDASASPAGVPVSYDRGGSREGGEEAWVPSFAFKTRLNERFDLGLAISAPYGLSTKYDKEWIGRYHAVETELETIDIQPTLNYRATDRLNLAVGLRAQYADATLSNAIDLGAVGANPNNTNPLPPTAIGNADGMAEVTGDDWGYGYTLGALFQATERTRLGISYRSEVELTLDGDVDYSSDNPVGQQVLAGAQASGQLQDGGGKADITTPANLNLGIYHQLTDRLALMANAEWTEWSSFEELTVEFENGPPDTSTTTENWDDTWAFSVGANYQLNRQWLLRAGLGIDESPVPDSEHRTPRVPDADRRWATLGATWMPTSNLGVTAGYMHVFGDDGDIDQSGTKPENANRGNLSGTYEVDANVFALSMDYRF
- a CDS encoding MerR family transcriptional regulator, whose product is MKVSDLARAADVTGETVRHYTREGLLHPQRDPGNGYQLYDADDLNRLRFIQRARTLGFSLREVREILEHADHGDSPCPMVRDLLAERLPEIQSRIRELQALATRMEHALSAWRDMPDGTPDGHSLCRLIESLPMESDDGFSRQAP
- a CDS encoding heavy metal translocating P-type ATPase, yielding MSTTAPHSFTVPGMNCQGCVKRMREAIQAEDGQADVIGEPGEKRLDVTASLDASRLSALLEQAGYPPEATASTTDDGASATASSDDRQDTQVTSEGAPVRLSLSGMTCAGCVNTITQALNATPGVRSASVNFGSHTAEIFGDARPQQLIDAVEAVGYGAERIEDLGQAARTREQNEAHEYRQRLRDTALGLIPGVLLMGSMLFHHPQLNGPERWVWLLIGVVTLGIMATAGRRFFVNAWKTFRHHQANMDTLIAVGTGTAWLYSMTVVLIPEAIPVAARGLYFEASVMIIGLISLGNAMELRARGRTSRALNRLLDLQAPTARVIRDGDEHDVPLEEVAIDERIRVRPGERLAVDGRIEEGDSHIDESMLTGEPHPVAKHPGDEVSAGTVNGRGTLVYIATRIGADSRLGHIVEQVASAQNSRPPIGALADRISAIFVPSVLIIAVLTALAWFNFGPAPQLVHMLVTATTVLIIACPCALGLATPMSTMIGVGKAAEHGILVRDGDALQTASKLTTLVVDKTGTLTEGRPRMTTAQWATEDTHTALSWVAALERGSEHPLAEALGDYADQQGATQTALPELREFQALSGRGVTAMTDTGQSLRLGNAALMHEGDVELGQAQAWGAELEEKAQTPLYLAADGQVLGVFGISDPLREDSRDAVARLQTDGIEVVMLTGDNAHTARAVAQALGIARVEAELLPEDKREIVAQLQRDGHLVGMTGDGINDAPALAQANVGFAIGQGTDVAIESAGITLMRNSLHGVADAIEISRATLRNIKQNLWGAFGYNGLGIPIAAGVFYPLTGMLLSPIVAAVAMSLSSVTVVSNANRLRLFKSTPQSAKTSQEDA
- a CDS encoding VOC family protein, with amino-acid sequence MPRIQGVLETALYVNDMARARAFFENVMMLSAFTADHRFTAYEAGPGSVLLLFQQGSTEDTVNLPHGMGTIPPHDGSGRVHLALAIDRDELEDWETQLVAHDIPIEGRTHWPKGGESLYFRDPDGHLLELATPGVWPNY
- a CDS encoding single-stranded-DNA-specific exonuclease RecJ — its product is MSVAEHDPQRLLNRRILSRPRDESVYRRAQSAGLSELQARILAGRLHDYTDDIASLIDPSLRYLAHPERLQDARRAAERIALAVTEGEHIGILTDYDVDGITSHVVILRTLNELFGVPMHKLHSLIGHRIFDGYGISLPLVERTLALSPRPSLVITADCGSSDEPRIARLREAGLDVVVTDHHALPTAGPPVSAYATVNPTRSDCDYPDPTIAGCMVAWLTMSLTRSVLIEQGVAAPSTPKLSPWLSYVALGTVADCVSLGASPANRAVVSHGLTLINRMGAACWRVMAERLGDDSVPFDAETLAFQMGPRINARSRLDDPYAALHFMLAADDASARRHLEVLDTDNQSRKAIEADMVESARALAFDALAESASAIVVFLEDGHAGVQGIVASRLVQAFGRPTLVLTPAAAPGMLTGSGRSIEGLHLRDALQRAHELAPEALPRFGGHRGAAGIGVPRERLAEFRDAFLTAVEQQLSGRELFPYVLTDGALLPEQLSLAAVDELARLAPYGREFDAPLFDGEFRIEQLRPVGADGNHLMLELSCGAVSLKAIWFRALTPGELPPFGLGDRLRCAYKLSRNRWRGRESLQLMIEHAEPMS